A part of Capsicum annuum cultivar UCD-10X-F1 chromosome 6, UCD10Xv1.1, whole genome shotgun sequence genomic DNA contains:
- the LOC107875538 gene encoding fasciclin-like arabinogalactan protein 4 has product MGSTRPKGKCVWKPKEEGASLYFEEIDREQNSLLESSQKMAITISFSHFTPTPFLYFLLLSTCHAPIFAINITNLLSSYPQISDFANLLSTTSVADDLAQRSSITLLIVPNNFLRRAPPSSSTNLADVLRYHVLLEYFSWPDLRLIPPTGKLVTTLFQTTGRAPNNFGSVNITRNVNSNSVTVHSPTSNATVLGLLKTLPYNISVFTVDSLLVPNGFDLMASETRPPLGLNITKTLIDGHNFNVAASMLTASGVEEEFERDEGGAGLTLFVPTDEAFSDMSSSMKFQSLPAEKKAVVLRFHVLHSYYPLGSLESIVNPVQPTLATEQNGAGSFTLNISRVNGSVGINTGVVQASVTQTVFDQNPVAIFGVSKVLLPQEFFGKNPVEVNKPIGNSGVASPPEISLSPENSPEIYGPPSHLSSPPILDTVVSSAPAAKWKKGIFLWCIGFFSLLVAIN; this is encoded by the coding sequence ATGGGGTCCACAAGACCAAAGGGAAAATGTGTGTGGAAGCCAAAGGAAGAGGGAGCATCACTCTACTTTGAAGAGATAGACAGAGAGCAAAACTCTCTGCTTGAATCTTCACAAAAAATGGCTATCACAATTTCATTTTCCCATTTTACCCCTACTCCTTTCCTGTATTTTCTCCTTTTATCCACTTGCCACGCTCCCATTTTCGCCATTAACATAACCAATTTACTATCTTCTTACCCTCAAATTTCCGATTTCGCTAATCTCCTTTCCACCACTTCCGTCGCCGACGATCTTGCTCAACGCTCTTCTATTACTCTCCTCATCGTCCCTAACAACTTCCTCCGCCGTGCTCCGCCGTCCTCCTCCACTAATCTCGCCGATGTCCTCCGTTACCATGTTCTTCTTGAGTATTTCTCTTGGCCGGACCTCCGGCTAATTCCACCCACCGGAAAACTCGTCACTACTCTCTTCCAAACCACTGGCCGTGCCCCGAATAATTTCGGATCGGTTAACATTACCCGGAATGTTAACTCCAATTCCGTTACAGTTCATTCGCCGACTTCGAATGCTACGGTTTTGGGATTATTGAAGACTCTACCGTACAATATATCTGTTTTTACAGTCGATTCGCTTTTGGTGCCAAATGGGTTTGATCTTATGGCTTCGGAAACGCGACCTCCTTTGGGTCTTAATATTACGAAGACGCTTATCGATGGTCATAATTTCAATGTTGCAGCTTCAATGCTTACTGCTTCGGGTGTAGAAGAAGAATTTGAGAGAGATGAAGGTGGTGCTGGGTTAACACtttttgtaccaacagatgaagCATTTTCCGATATGTCATCGTCGATGAAATTCCAATCATTACCAGCTGAGAAAAAAGCTGTTGTATTAAGGTTCCATGTTTTGCATTCGTATTACCCATTAGGTTCTTTAGAATCTATAGTTAATCCAGTTCAACCAACTTTAGCTACAGAGCAAAATGGTGCTGGCAGTTTTACCCTCAACATTTCTCGTGTTAATGGGTCTGTCGGAATTAACACCGGAGTTGTTCAAGCGTCGGTGACTCAAACGGTGTTTGATCAGAATCCGGTAGCGATATTCGGGGTATCGAAAGTGTTATTGCCTCAAGAATTTTTTGGGAAGAATCCTGTTGAAGTGAATAAGCCAATTGGTAATAGTGGAGTAGCTTCACCGCCGGAGATTTCTCTCTCGCCGGAAAATTCTCCAGAAATATATGGTCCACCAAGCCATTTATCTTCGCCGCCGATTTTAGATACAGTAGTATCATCAGCACCGGCGGCGAAGTGGAAAAAAGGAATCTTTTTATGGTGCATAGGGTTCTTCTCCCTACTAGTGGCCATTAATTAA
- the LOC107875539 gene encoding probable protein phosphatase 2C 4 codes for MGNGVGKLSVCFTSGAAVESRRRKDFPVMISDPLEDLGHSFCYVRPDPTRISSSKVHSEETTTFRSISGASVSANTSTPLSTAFVDLYSYSSIDRSSAFEGSTSFASIPLQPIPRNASIHSGPLFTSGLSQASGPMERGFMSGPIERGFQSGPLDRGLYSGPLERGSSDQFHRSYSHGFALRSRSRKGSFFRVLQRAISKTLSRGQNSIVAPIKGSISVKESDWAVGAEKQNELTISSVNFSSECSLDDDDSLENQNLQWAQGKAGEDRVHVVVSEEHGWVFVGIYDGFNGPDAPDFLVSNLYPAVHKELKGLLWDDKSDSSSTDNNNSINLSVTVPAPSLVVEEFSQNLDDEYLRDRIVDGCSRCVEQENYPSAREDLSSDLRLKKKRGKGSKNRYRGVSKKWEENQRRWRCEWDRERLELDRRLKEQLNRNGSNGSGSVNHADVLKALSQALKKTEEAYLDLADRMNMENPELALMGSCVLVMLMKGEDVYVMNVGDSRAVLAQKKEPNLWSQDLERINEETLKDLELFDGDESNCIPNLTAFQLSTDHSTSVEEEVQRIKSEHPDDACALMNDRVKGSLKVTRAFGAGFLKQPKWNDALLEMFRIDYIGTSPYISCLPSLHHHRLGPRDRFLILSSDGLYQYFTNEEAVLEVEHFISWSPEGDPAQHLIETVLFRAAKKAGMEFHELLEIPQGDRRRYHDDVSIIVISLEGRIWRSSA; via the exons ATGGGAAACGGTGTAGGAAAGCTTAGTGTTTGTTTTACTAGCGGCGCCGCCGTGGAGAGTCGTCGCCGGAAGGATTTTCCGGTGATGATATCCGACCCACTTGAAGATTTGGGTCATTCATTTTGCTACGTTCGACCCGATCCGACCCGGATTTCGTCCTCCAAAGTTCACTCAGAGGAGACCACAACTTTCCGGTCAATCTCCGGCGCCTCCGTTAGCGCCAACACCTCTACGCCGCTGTCCACGGCGTTTGTCGATCTGTATTCGTATAGCAGTATTGATAGGTCTTCGGCTTTTGAGGGGTCTACTTCTTTTGCTTCTATACCACTTCAGCCAATTCCGAGGAATGCCTCAATTCACTCCGGCCCGCTTTTCACTTCGGGCCTTAGTCAGGCTTCGGGCCCGATGGAGCGCGGGTTTATGTCCGGCCCGATTGAGAGGGGATTTCAATCGGGCCCGCTTGATCGTGGTCTTTATTCGGGTCCTCTTGAAAGAGGCAGTTCTGATCAGTTCCATAGAAGCTATTCACATGGTTTTGCTCTTCGATCCAGATCAAGAAAAGGGTCGTTCTTTCGGGTTCTTCAAAGAGCTATATCGAAGACGTTGTCAAGAGGGCAAAATTCCATTGTTGCACCAATTAAAGGGTCGATTTCGGTTAAGGAAAGTGATTGGGCTGTGGGTGCTGAAAAGCAGAATGAATTGACTATCAGCAGTGTGAACTTCAGTAGTGAGTGCAgtttggatgatgatgattcatTGGAAAATCAGAATCTTCAATGGGCTCAAGGGAAAGCTGGTGAAGATcgtgttcatgttgttgtttctGAGGAACATGGTTGGGTTTTTGTCGGGATTTATGATGGATTTAATGGTCCTGATGCACCTGATTTCTTGGTATCCAATTTGTATCCTGCTGTTCACAAAGAGCTCAAAGGATTGTTATGGGATGACAAGTCAGATTCGTCTAGTACTGATAATAACAACAGCATCAATTTGTCTGTTACAGTACCTGCTCCGAGTTTGGTAGTGGAAGAATTCAGTCAGAATCTCGATGATGAATACTTGAGGGATAGGATTGTAGATGGTTGTTCTAGATGTGTTGAGCAAGAGAACTATCCTTCAGCAAGGGAGGATCTTTCCTCCGATTTGCGGTTAAAGAAGAAGAGGGGGAAGGGTTCAAAGAACAGGTACAGAGGAGTATCAAAGAAATGGGAGGAGAATCAAAGGAGATGGCGATGCGAATGGGACAGGGAAAGGTTAGAACTTGACAGGAGATTGAAGGAACAGCTGAATAGAAATGGTTCAAATGGATCAGGATCAGTTAATCATGCAGATGTATTGAAAGCTCTTTCTCAAGCATTGAAGAAAACAGAGGAGGCATATTTGGATCTTGCTGATAGGATGAATATGGAGAATCCTGAGCTGGCTTTGATGGGTAGTTGTGTTCTTGTTATGTTGATGAAAGGAGAGGATGTTTATGTGATGAATGTAGGCGATAGTCGAGCCGTGTTAGCTCAGAAGAAGGAGCCTAATCTTTGGAGCCAAGATTTGGAGAGGATCAATGAAGAAACTTTGAAAGATCTTGAGCTTTTCGATGGCGATGAGTCGAATTGTATACCTAATTTAACTGCTTTTCAGCTCAGTACAGATCACAGCACCTCTGTGGAAGAG GAAGTTCAAAGAATAAAAAGTGAACATCCAGATGATGCATGTGCCTTGATGAATGACCGGGTGAAAGGTTCTTTGAAGGTCACAAGGGCTTTTGGTGCTGGTTTCCTCAAACAG CCTAAATGGAACGATGCGCTGCTTGAGATGTTCAGAATCGATTATATTGGAACTTCCCCCTACATCAGTTGTCTTCCATCTCTCCATCATCACAGGTTAGGGCCACGAGACAGGTTTTTAATACTATCTTCCGATGGGCTGTATCAGTACTTCACAAACGAAGAAGCTGTATTAGAAGTCGAACATTTCATCTCATGGTCACCAGAAGGAGATCCAGCACAACACCTCATTGAGACAGTATTATTTCGCGCTGCAAAAAAAGCAG GTATGGAGTTTCATGAGTTGCTTGAAATACCACAAGGGGATCGACGCCGGTACCATGATGATGTTTCaataattgttatttctttggaGGGGAGAATATGGAGATCCAGTGCATAA